The following nucleotide sequence is from Mangifera indica cultivar Alphonso chromosome 17, CATAS_Mindica_2.1, whole genome shotgun sequence.
ATTCACAAATTGCAGCCCACCCGCTACCAATATCCAACTTTATTCCATTATCACTGTAGGAACACCTCAATGGGTTTGGCGAAACTTGTTAGATCTAGGATCTATCTAGACTAAAGTTAAACAAAAATCTTTTATGAAGTTGCTGAGTTCATCGATCTTGTCTTCAATAGAGGAATTGGAACCATCAAAATTGGAGACACTATTATTTAGAAGAGGCTTTGATGGTGAAGGAGATGTTTGGGTTCATCGATCTTAGCTTGTACCTATGTCGACATAAATgtaaatttggtgaaaaaagaAGCGGGATTTATAAAATAAGGTAAATTCAATCATTTAAATCTTTGTATTATGTATGATcatatttatgttaataatataagttttaaatgggaaaatatgatttatatatttagtaaataaaaaatattttaggccaaaatccttgtatgagaaaatattaatcattctatatttataaaaaaaacaagagttaatattccattataTTCACTCTTCTGTGGGGTTTATGGGCAAATGTCCCTTACGTATCTTATCAGCTAACGATGTAGAATTTGTATTGCATGTCTAGCTACCTTACCATGGAATTTATACCACCAAATCAGCACTCACAAACTTATTCAAAAACTTAACCGTTTATTTCACAACGATAATTTAACTGTCTCTCCGTCGCGCCCCTTTTAAACTCTCACAATTACGATCCTTACAATCACTCTTTTCATTCCCACCAGTGGCGGTGCTTCTTCATTGCGCCGCCACCATAACCAAATATCATCATAAGCATCATCATCCATAAATCTTCACTctgaaatttatataacatCTCATGCATGGCAGATTCCAAGTCCAATGTCTCCTACCAGGATCCACATGATGCCTCTTTCATCGATGACGTTGTCAATTACATCAACAATTTAACTCCTTGTGTTGATGATTTATCACTTTTTGAGGACCCTTCTCTGCTTCCATCTACAAGTAATCCTGTTAACATTCAAGATGCTGATGATTCCTTTAATGATCCAGTTTTCTGGGATATTGCTAATAACTTCAATGGAGGGAGTTCTCAAGTGGGTCCATTGGAACATCGCGTTGAAACGAGTCATCAGGAGTGGCTTGAGAATGATACTGGTGGGAATATGAGGACAATGCCAATGTGGCCAGTTCCGGCCGTGCCATATTTATGTAGTTGTTGCCTGGTGCTTAGAGAAATAATTCATACAAATGGTATATGTTTTTGTTACTTTAAAGGGTAGTATTTAAAGTGAAATTAAACactttttgtttagtttaatttggtGCTGATGGTGTAGGGTTTGAAACTACAAAACTTGAAATTCATGGAAGACTTGGAATGATCTGTCATGCTATTCTTGAGATTCATCAAAGTTTTGCTGTTTTTGAGTATCAAATGATTGAGTAAGTTTCTATATGAGTCTGACTATATTTCATCTCTTGTAGTTCTTATGATTTTGACTTTGAAGTTTGAACCgctcttcttctcttttataAGTTTCTGCAAGAAAAGCATAGAGGATGTGAAGAATTTTCTGGTTCAATACTGTGATGAGCGGAAACATGCAGGCTTCGTCATGACAAGGGATCCCTTATCAATCTTCTATGAAGCCGTATGTGTTGGCTTGGACAGGGAAGAAAATTTAACAGCAGAGGACTTGCCTCAACCTCCACCTCCACCCACCACCTCAGGTGCCTTTGTGTTTCTTTACCTTCAAAAGTTCTTTAGATTTCATGTTATATATAGAATATTTCTCAATGaatgttaaaatatgtttagttGCAAATGAAATGAATCAGCCAGAGTCAGAGAAGGATGGGGAGAGGCCTCCGAGGACTTCCCTTGCGTTACAGGTTACATAGTCTTTCtcatatcttcatttttttgCCATCTGCATTGATTTTCTAACTAGGGAAATTGTTTTTGTGGGAGGGATTTGTGCAGAGGGAGAGAACAGGGAAATTGAGATTGGGAgacttaagaaattattttcatcttcCCATTGAAGAGGCGGCTAAGAGATTGAGATTATGTCCCACTGTAGTGAAGAAGATATGCCGCAGATATGGCTTACTCAGATGGCCTCACAGAAAGGTTTCTGTGTTCTACtcccttcttcttccttctaaTCTGATTAACATCATATCTAAAATGTTGTGTCATGCTGGTATAAGCAGATCAAAAGCCTGGAGAGGCAGATACAAATTGCAACCCCGAGAATAAACTCAATTGATCCAGCAGAGAGGGCAACTGCTGAAGCTGAAATCCAGAGGCTTCGACATGAAATTGATATTGCTTGTACTGGAAGAAAATCATGATACTAAgttcttcatttatataacagTTGTGTCATGTGGGATTTCGATTTACTGTTTGTGtgaatttaagttgaaattactaGGAAATGTAAATTGTAATGAGACTTTGATTCAGTTGCGAGATGCCGGCTTATCCTTGTCTCATTCAGCAGAAGAATAATTGTTAAAAGCAAATAATTCACATAACTATCTGGGCAAAATTGGCCGTCCTGTTTATCATAGAGAATTTGTCATAAACAAATACTTACACACAGTTCCTTGggaaaatccttcaaaatcgGCTTATCCTTGTCTCGACGTGGACTCCTAAAAATTGACATCCTAGAAGTGTTCGTAAAACATTGCTCAGCTCTATGACCTCTATGAAATCATTGTTTCTTCAATATAAACTCGTCAGATTCCATGGGAAAATATTGTTCTGTCTTCAGGGAAAAAAAGATGGGTAGTTTGCAAACGCTGGTTTGTGTAAAGCAGGTGAAGCAGGAGAAATCAGAAGAGTGGGATGAGAGCATGCCGTTGCCTGGGGATATTATTGAAGGttttgatgataatgatgagTCATTTGTGCCGGTTAAAGCCAAGTCGGAGCTTAGTGCACAGCTTGGCAAGATTAGCCATCTTGTTGATGTCATACTGGTTAAGGTTCGAAGGGGAGATAACATTCTTAAGCTACCCGTCCGAGTTGTGCTCGACAGGAATTCAATTCTGCAGAAAAGGTACACAATTACAGCAGAATTAGATGAAAGGCATGTTGCAGTTTTGGGCGACTTGACCTTAGAACAATGTACAGAGCTGCAAGGTAGAGTTTGAGTTTCTCTTTCTGTGACTTAAAaacaaatgatattttcattgtACGAGTAAATCATCATAGTAAGAGGTGACTTTATTTCTGACCATGCAGAAATAAGCCGGAAGGTGGTGAGTTTAGATTACCGGGGATTCAGCAAAAGAAGTGTCAAATATGATTGGAAAATGAAAACGGGCACCTATTTGCCGGACCAACGATGCACGGTTGTTAGCTCAATTTTGTTCTCACCTCTACAGACTGAACACAACACTGAGGCCACCATAGTCAGATGCATGGCCTGGTTTTCTGCAGCAGTATCTTCCGGGGTTCCTCTTGTGTTTGTCAATATCCAAACTGAACAAATTCTGACCTCGGTAGGCTCCTTTTGACTTCCCTtctgttactttttaaagtgattttttaCACAGTGCTCCACTAGAAAGTTCTTGTTATGAGTTGTAATTTCCTTGAAGGAGAAAATCAATACTACaggaaaagaaataatatgTAAGGGGAAGCAGCAAAACAACACTACAACACTGCAAATAGTGCAGGGAATAAGACTATGGTTTCTCCCAGGAGTTTCAGAAGTTTTACTTGAAATGTTCCCAGAGCCAGGAGAAGCACGATTTGGGATGGATATTAAACGCACCGAAGAGGTAATAATATTGCACATCTGTGCGTGAAAGATTGAAAAGGATCAGCAACTGATCGCTATTCTTATATCTGCAATAACATTTTCAGGGCTTCATCTGCGTTTACTCAGTGGCAAAGGGGTCAGCAGCTGACCGTGCAGGGCTGCGACATCTATATGAAGAAGCAAATGCAACTAGGCATCTACTTGTGATCTCTCGATTAGAAGGCAAAAGCATAATGCCTGCTAGTGCTAGCTCTGATGGGCTGTTACACTGCTGTGATCATAATGAAATTAGGGACACCCTCACAAATGCCATTTATCGGATGGATGGAATTCATGTCCACATTATGGCCTGGCCCAGCCGGACTGGCGCTGAGGCTGCTCGAACGATTGATGCTGCAGCCCTCCTGCCTCCTCACTGATATGTCTGCAACAACATTGTAACAAATTTACTTTGAAAATGCAATAAAgaatttgacatattttatctaatacaGAGAATTACCTAAGCAGCCTTGCATTACTCAAGAAATTTCATTACTTTCAAGTTTCAACTGACAACTTAATTGAACATTCTCCAACTCTGCATTGTGGCTCACCTATAAGCCTCCTCCTCCTCCATTGCACCATCTCCCAAGCCACTGCATCATAAATGCCATCAGAAATCCCCACCACCTCCAATTTTCCAGTATATAtacccaccaccaccacctacTCCACAGCCAAAGCACCACCAACACCATCACCACAAGCATAAATGTGGTCCATACCCATATTTAAGTTACCAGTCACCTCCACCGCTGCCGCCACCATACCAAGAGTATCCCATTTACCGTTACAGCTCCCCGCCTCCCCCAGGATTGTACTAATGACTTGTGcagcataaaataaataagaaactctgtttaatgtttatgtttgttcttatttaattttattgttcactGGTTTGTCACTTGTTTCCTTGTCTGTTCCTGTAGATGTCTATACAGCATGTAATACAGGTCGTTAAGTATTCGCCAAAACAGTCTTTTTCTCCCTGTTGTAACATAAATAAGATATTCTTTCTTCTAATATGTCTACCTTAATTAATTCTGCTTCACCAATCTTCCCTTCTGCTTTATTTAGCCATTCATAATTCAGATTGTTAATGTGGGAATATCCATTAAAATGATAACAAAGTCATTCTGGAATTTCCAGGGAGAGATGCAATGAGAAGAGTATAACAAAGGGTGTTCGTATGTGACTTATACAAgtaataaaacagaaaaacgAGAAGTTTTTTAAGTGGTTCGATTGTCAGAACAAAACTTTCATCTATATAGTGTTATTACTTTTTTTAGGATGTTTTTGAAATTCTGACTCTGTAAATCAAATATGAAACTATAATATTGAATAGAAGATTCTCTACAGCCTCCCTTAAGTTGATGTAGTTTAGAAAACACATCAAGGCTTGCATTTATTAAACTTCTTCAATGGTATTGATGCCTCCCGCAAGCTGCAAATGTAATGGTCTAAAGCAAACCTGTTGTATGATAAAGTGAAATTGCTCATGACCAGGACTCTTGGTAAACACATACTTTTTTGCAAATCTCCTCCAATGTGGCCCATACCATAGATGGAAAAGTCCCCCAGGTCCCATTATACATGCTtcactcaaattcaaaataatatcataaatccATAGAAGTATCCTTAtgactttaattaatttttataagtaatgttatgtatacttgtttttaagtatatacgttattatatgattgaatattattttatttttaattgaaaattatttaatcttttgataacgtatattaaatataaatctatttatatattaaaaatatgtataaataaagttacttaattttttatttagaattggccaaaacacttactcccacctaaggtatagtgaaattgCAAACTCCTaccctctaacttttaaaaaacctaaatacttatccataatcaaatttttattaaaaatctcagttagggttaggtaaaaccgttatttattaaaaaattaaaatttcatcacatttttttctcccatatttaaaaacttacatgtTTCCCtaaacccaaagtttgaaaagtgacaaaaacccaCTACAGTTTGTTCCTCTTCTTCCGGTGCCAATTTCTCCTTCCCCAATGATTGGCCATCCTCTCTCCCCCCTTATCTCTTCTCTGGTCTCTCTCCCTTGCCTCTTTAATCGTTTTCAACTAGAgacgaagacaaaatcatctaagagacaaagacaaaatcatttttgtcttaGACGAAAACGATCAACGATGGGAGAGGCAAGGGAGAGAGattggagggagagataagaGAGGAGAGAGGATGACCGACAgtcagagaaaaagaaatcaatgcCAGAGGAAGATGAACAAACTCTAAGGCagttttttgtcactttttaaactttaggttgaagggaaaatataagtttttaaatataaaaggaaaatgtgatgaaactttaattttttttaataaataatagttttacccttaactttaattaaattttgtaataaaaatttaattataaataggtatttaaatttttaaaaataaaaaatagaggtTTAGAAATTCATTAAAcctttagggggcgtttggtttgggtaatgtttgattactaaaatagaaagattaccttgaagatagattacttagaagattactgggtataaatgattactatgtttgataaaattttataggtataaataattattgtgtttggttaaaggtaataaaagattactagtaaattattttacttaaatgcccttaaatataattatttttaaatattttttatattatttgtcatattaattaaaaataaatttatttttatctcaaaaaattaataaataataatttttctataataaactaaagattacctcagtaatctttaaatacctaaggtgaaggtggtaatcagattaccacctatattacctgccacgtcagcattggtaatagaagattactgtaatcttttattactgacaaaccaaataaaggaataaaagatagattaccaaggtaatcttacaTACCcgtaaccaaacgcacccttagtggaaataagtcctttggcctttagaaTTTGACAGtttattattgatttgtttggtttaacagttttttattattattactgaTTTTAATTGGATGGGAAGTGGGCCGAAAACCTCACGGATTCTTTTCTTACTTATAAAATCCCGTTAATTAATTCACTTTCAATCCGATTCAAATCCATAAGCCACCCCTCTTATATTCACATCTTTCCCTCCTTACTCTCCCACGAACAAactttggagttgatttggcgATGGACGGAGCCACTGCTTACAATCCACGTACTCTGGAAGAAGTCTTTCGAGATTTCAAAGGCCGACGAGCTGGCATGATTAAGGCCCTTACATCtggttattttttttctctttcttttatttcatgCTCCGCTCTCTCGCTTTTTCTCTCTCGTTGTTTTTATGGagttttttttggtctttttttaGATGTGGAAGAGTTCTACCAGCAGTGTGACCCTGGTAAGCGTTTTTCTCTTGTAAAAGGTTTTTAGTTCCTGTTAATATGTGTATGTTTTTGTCTTTCGTAGATAGACGAAACGAATCTTTGATTCAATGTAATTTTTCGTTCCCTATTCTAAGTCGCAGTGTTCTTAGATAGCTGAGAGAATTATTTTGTGTGTAATGCATACAAGTCGTCTGGATTCATATCTCTTGTGTCGTTTTGGTGTATACTGAGGAGAGTGTTATGTTCGTCTTggctaattttttttgttaacaggAATTTTACGTCTTCACCTATTAAGACAATTTTTGTCGGCATTCTTACTAGGGTTTTGAAATTCTTATGCTctttaatttgtcattttatttgaatttgtggaATTACTTGCAGATAAATATTGTCGTATCTTTTTATGCTAAacgaatttttattttttaaacagcACTTAATTCATTCAACGATTGATGCTTCTGGAGGACTGAAGTCTGTTCTTTTTGAAGCACGTATTTTGTTTTGCTAGCTAATCTTGGACCTTTGCCAAACTATTATAATGAAGATACACTAAGAGGTCTTATATTGTTGCTGAATAGAGTGAAGAAGTTAATGTATTTTAGATTTCCTATAAAAATGATACAGAAATTAATGTGGGAGGGTtgacctttttgttttttaaatatttttcaacaagGAATTGGTATGTTTTTGTAGATGGTTgataatttaatcaaaagttCTATTAATGATAGGTTTTTATATTGGAATAAAATGATTTGAGAATATTTAGGAGTTATAGAAACACAGGTTTCATAGTTTGGTCCATGGCCGAAGAAAAATGAGAGTTGGCAGGAAATATGCATTAATATTGCATTTCAGGGAACGACTTTACAGAGAGTTTCTGCATGTTTGTTGTTTTGTGTAGATGAATTTTGATCATATCTGGGAAGATTATTGACCAAATCTTCCAATGTCTGTTTTGCTCTATGTTCCAATTTTTATACAGCTCTTGATGGCTTTCTTCAGTAATTGGCTTGATTACTTTGAAATTAGATGACCATTATGAGTTCTAGTCTGGAAGTTCATATGTGGTTTCTTTCCTTGTTATGACTTCCTTCATGATTGTCGAATCTTGATGCATTCTAATCGTTGatacatatttttctatttcttttggttttaccgtatcttttttgtctttcaaagaaaaacaattactgtcaaacttttctttttaattcattGTAGTTTGTAAACTCCTATATTACCTTGAACTACTTCTTTAGTCATTGTACACCATCCAGCGAccatgtttttttaaaaaaaaaaattgattttttaatcaCAGAGAAGGAAAATCTTTGCCTGTATGGATTTCCCAGTGAGCAGTGGGAGGTAAATTTGCCTGCTGAAGAGGTGCCTCCAGAGCTACCAGAGCCTGCATTGGGCATAAACTTTGCCAGAGATGGGATGCAAGAAAAGGACTGGTTGTCTTTGGTTGCTGTCCACAGTGATGCTTGGCTCCTTTCTGTGGCCTTCTACTTTGGTGCTAGGTTTGGGTTTGATAAAGCTGATAGGTAAGCATTTCTCTTTGGAAAACTGTAAGTGTGAATACCTTTGATTTTTGATGGTGGTTTGCTGTTGGTTGCGCCCTTTTCAGCGTGCTCATATCACTTTCTGTTCTCTTTCTCCTGAACTCACAAAAAGTGCCTCCTGTTGATAATTATGCTTATTGTTCTATGTGGTTTGTTGATTTCTGTTAAAACTATTATGCctagttttcaatattttagaactcccaattaacaaattacataatttatacttcaaaaaaattatatttggtttCATGCTCGTTTCTTTTTGTGGCATGTGTATGCTGATTGGTGAATGAAGTGCTAAATTGGaaatttgttttagtttttgagCAGTAGGAGACATACTTTTGGCTAAGGAAACCTTGAATGGTCTAATTTGACCAGCAAACAACATTTGAACCTTAAGGCTTTATTTGAAATGTAGGAAAAAATTAGAACAAGTCTAATCAATGGGACTAAAATCTTAGTTCTGGTTTAGTGTCGTATTTCCTCCAAAACCTTTTTTTCCCTGTTTTATGGAGCAATTTGCCCCAAGATTTTATGTTTGTACAATCCTTGGGACAAGACTACTCAAAGCATTAAACTGATTAACTTagattctaaattttataattattaccaTTAGAATGATTATGGCTTTCATTATGACTCCCTAATATCTAGTCAGTAgcatgtttttaatttatttttctcctaattcaaaaaaattgtgTCTGGGATAAGTGTATTAGAAGTCAGTCTTAAATTGGTTTCTTTGAAGTTTGCTGGCAATGGCTGTAAATTCCATATATCACTTTTCTGACTACTTCTGTGTGTgtgtttgaaaacttttaacAGGTGGTTTGTATTATTGACCTTTATTATTTCCttaatgttctttttttttttttttttgggacatGTGATGCAGGAAACGACTTTTCAATATGATAAATGATCTTCCAACAATATTTGAGGTTGTGACAGGGACAGCCAAGAAACAACAGGCAAAGGAAAAATCTTCAGTCTCAAATCAGAGCAGCAACAAGTCTAAATCAAACCCAAAGGTATATAACTTCCGCTGGTCTACTTTATCAATACCGTAGTTGTTTACTGAACTTATCTCTTTGACA
It contains:
- the LOC123200064 gene encoding PHD finger protein ALFIN-LIKE 4-like, whose amino-acid sequence is MDGATAYNPRTLEEVFRDFKGRRAGMIKALTSDVEEFYQQCDPEKENLCLYGFPSEQWEVNLPAEEVPPELPEPALGINFARDGMQEKDWLSLVAVHSDAWLLSVAFYFGARFGFDKADRKRLFNMINDLPTIFEVVTGTAKKQQAKEKSSVSNQSSNKSKSNPKRGLESQPKYAKVVQSKDEDEEGPEEEDDEEHGDTLCGACGENYASDEFWIFCDVCEKWFHGTCVKMTPARAEHIKHYKCPSCSSNKRARP
- the LOC123200887 gene encoding uncharacterized protein LOC123200887, producing the protein MGKYCSVFREKKMGSLQTLVCVKQVKQEKSEEWDESMPLPGDIIEGFDDNDESFVPVKAKSELSAQLGKISHLVDVILVKVRRGDNILKLPVRVVLDRNSILQKRYTITAELDERHVAVLGDLTLEQCTELQEISRKVVSLDYRGFSKRSVKYDWKMKTGTYLPDQRCTVVSSILFSPLQTEHNTEATIVRCMAWFSAAVSSGVPLVFVNIQTEQILTSEKINTTGKEIICKGKQQNNTTTLQIVQGIRLWFLPGVSEVLLEMFPEPGEARFGMDIKRTEEGFICVYSVAKGSAADRAGLRHLYEEANATRHLLVISRLEGKSIMPASASSDGLLHCCDHNEIRDTLTNAIYRMDGIHVHIMAWPSRTGAEAARTIDAAALLPPH
- the LOC123199943 gene encoding protein RKD4-like is translated as MNQPESEKDGERPPRTSLALQRERTGKLRLGDLRNYFHLPIEEAAKRLRLCPTVVKKICRRYGLLRWPHRKIKSLERQIQIATPRINSIDPAERATAEAEIQRLRHEIDIACTGRKS